The Paenibacillus yonginensis genome segment CTCTATCTTCTGCAAGACCTTATTCCTCCTTAGTATGTGTGAATATTTCTGGTAGTTTTTTCCCTCAGGAATAACAATTTCGACACAGAGGTTGGAATCCCTTCTGTCGAAAATTATTTTTCTTTATTTTTTTTCTTGGCTAGGCTATAATTAATAATTTATTTACAACATTTCTGTTTTTTTCGCTCAGTTTCGACATAATGCAAAACAATCTTAAGGGGTTAACCCACCTTAAGATTGCTGTCAGTGTTGGGAGAAATCGAGATTCCGGCGTCTTTGAGCATCCATTCTATAAAACACCCGTAACCGGATTTGGGGTCATTGACGAAGACATGCGTAACGGCTCCAATGAGCTTTCCGTTCTGCATAATCGGACTTCCGCTCATGCCCTGAACAATACCACCCGTTTTGTTGATCAGCTTCGGATCGGTAATCCGGATCACCATGCCTTTAGTTTCGGGGGTATGCTGTTTGGCAACATGAACCACTTCCACTTTAAAACGTTCAACCTGCTGTCCGTTTACTACGGTCAAGATTTCGGCAGGGCCTTCTTTGACCTCTTCGGCAAAAGCGACGGGAACCGGCTGTCCATACAAGCTGTGATCCGGATTTTTGTCCATTTTCCCGAAGATCCCGAAATTGGTATTGCGTTCAATGGTTCCAAGCTGTTTACCTTCTTTTACAAAAATGGCCCGCTTCTCTCCAGGTTCCCCGTTTTCGCTTTTGGAGATCGAAGTAACGCTGGATTGGATCACTTGGCCGCTGCCGACTACAATTGGAGTTTGGGTATTCATGTCGGTAATTACATGTCCCAAGGCTCCGTAGACGCCTTGTTTTGGGGCGTAAAAGGTTAAGGTTCCTACACCAGCGGCAGAATCACGAATATAAAGTCCCAGCCGCCAGACTTTGTCTTTGGCATCAAAGCCGGGCGTCAATTGTGTAGTCTTGACTTCATTACCCCGTTTAAAGGTCACTTCAAGCGGTTTCTTGCTTTTCCCAGCCTTCTCTACAATTGGGGACACTTCTTTGGCATCCGTCAATTTAATGCCGTTCAGGTGGGTAATCAAATCGCCAAGCTTAAGTCCGGCAATTTCTCCCGGCGAAATCTTGCCTTGGCTTTCCGTAATCTGATGATGACCGACAACCAGAATACCATCCGACTTGACCTTCACCCCAATGGTTTGCCCTCCTGGTATGACTTTCAGGTCAGGTACAACTTTTACTTTAACCGTTTTGTACGGCAGCTTGCCAAATAACTTCAGCTTCAAATCAGCAGCCCCTGCGGTTAAAGAGGTAAGGCGCAAGGAATGTCCAGGTTCAACATTGGCTTGAAGAGAAGTTATGCCGTCCATTGCTACGACACCAGGACGGCTAACAGATGCCTGGGTTTGTACCGGCAGATCCATCGAGACCTGGGCGGCCTGCCCTTCGAACATGCGCAGCTCACTGGTTAAGAGCGGGTATTTGGCGGCTGCGGTGGTACCGATTAAACATAAAAAGAAAGCAACAAAAAGACCGAGAATCCTTTGCTTTAGGTTACGGTTCAATGGCTGTCACGCTCCCTCTGCTTCTTTCGCCTGACGAAAAGGTGGTCGCCAATCGCGTAACTATAAGATACCCCCGGCCTGATCTTTTATTACTGTTAATCATTGTTCCTTACATTAAAAAATACCCTTTTGCGCCTCAGCCAAATTGAGCATTTCCTGAGCATGATGCAACGTTTTCTCCGTAATCTCCACTCCGCCGAGCATGCGCGCCAGCTCCTTCACCCTGCCTTCCTGACTAAGCGGTTCAACCGTAGTCATGGTTCTTCCGTCCGTAACCGTCTTCTCAATTAAGAACTGATTATCGGCCATGCAAGCTACCTGCGGCAGGTGGGTAATCGAGAAAACCTGACAGGTTGCAGAAAGCTTGTACAGCTTCTCTGCTATAGATTGTGCCGCACGCCCGCTAACCCCCGTGTCCACTTCATCAAAGATCAGGACAGGGACCTGGTCATGACGGGCAAACACACTTTTGAGCGCCAGCATCATTCTCGACAATTCACCGCCGGATGCAATCTTGCCAAGCGGTCGCAGCGGTTCTCCTGGGTTGGGAGAAATCAGGAATTCGGCCGTATCCATCCCTTGTTTGGTCAACCTGATCCGTCGGCCCTGCCATTCTACACCGGACGGGTCCTCCATCATTCCCATTTCAACCTTTAAGGATGTCCGCTGCATCTGAAGATCCTTGAGTTCCCCTTCAATTTGCAAAGCCAAATCAGCAGCGCAGGATTTCCGAGCCTGACTTAAAGCTTCGGCTCTAGACATAAGCTGTTCGAGCAAAACCGCTCTCTTCTCTTCCAGCTGCTCCAGGATTTCGTCCTTATTCTCAAGAGTATCCGTCTCCTGACGGATCTTCTCGTAATAACTTAATATGGACTCAATGGAATCCCCATATTTGCGGCGCAACGAAGAAATATCATCCAAACGGTCTTCAACTTCCCTGAGCCGCTCAGGATTAAACTCGAGCGTATCCCGGTAATCCCGAAGCCCAAAGGCGGCATCTTCCAGCTGGTAATAAGCATTTTGAAGCTGCTCGACAATGGGGCCGATTTTTTTGCTGTCATAAGAAGCAATATCCTCCAGCCTGGAAATTGCAGTAGCAATTACATCAATTCCCTGCTGGCCATATAACTGTTCATAAGCGCCGGATACCGCATCCATCATTTTCTCGCTATGGGATAGTTTAAGCTTTTCTTCGGCCAGCCATTCATCTTCTCCGACCGTTAATTTGGCTGCTGCGATTTCTTCCAGCTGGAATCGGTACATATCCAGCATTTGCAGCATCTTCTGGCTGGTGCTGCGCAGTTCATTATATTCCCGGTTGGTTTTGATAAATTCGACATAGGTTTCCTGATAATCGGATTTAAGAGGACCGATCAAAGAACTTCCGTAAGCATCAAGCAATTCCAGATGACGTTCGGGTCGCAGCAAGGTCTGGTGTTCATGCTGACCATGAATATTAATCAATCGTTCACCGATTTCACGGAGCATGGTCAAATTGACCAGCTGTCCATTAATGCGGGCCGTGCTTTTCCCCTGCAGGCTGATATCCCGCCGGATAATCAGCAGTTCTCCTGCATCGCCGCTTAATCCGAATTCCTTCATTTTCACCCATACCGGATGTTCTGGAGGTAGGTCGAAGGCTGCTTCCATCTCTGCTTTATCACAGCCGTAACGGATCAAGTCCGCGGAGCCCCGGGCACCGGCGATTAAACCTAAAGCATCAATAATAATTGATTTACCGGCACCGGTCTCTCCTGTCAGGACAAGAAATCCCCGGTCAAAGGTAATGTCCACGGCCTCCACAACGGCCAGATTACGGATGGATAATGAAAATAGCACGCCAAACCCTCCCAAAATCCTGTTATCAGGAAATATAGCTCATAATTTGATTAACTACCCAGCTGCTGTTCTCTTCCGTCCGGCAGATGATCA includes the following:
- the spoIVB gene encoding SpoIVB peptidase → MNRNLKQRILGLFVAFFLCLIGTTAAAKYPLLTSELRMFEGQAAQVSMDLPVQTQASVSRPGVVAMDGITSLQANVEPGHSLRLTSLTAGAADLKLKLFGKLPYKTVKVKVVPDLKVIPGGQTIGVKVKSDGILVVGHHQITESQGKISPGEIAGLKLGDLITHLNGIKLTDAKEVSPIVEKAGKSKKPLEVTFKRGNEVKTTQLTPGFDAKDKVWRLGLYIRDSAAGVGTLTFYAPKQGVYGALGHVITDMNTQTPIVVGSGQVIQSSVTSISKSENGEPGEKRAIFVKEGKQLGTIERNTNFGIFGKMDKNPDHSLYGQPVPVAFAEEVKEGPAEILTVVNGQQVERFKVEVVHVAKQHTPETKGMVIRITDPKLINKTGGIVQGMSGSPIMQNGKLIGAVTHVFVNDPKSGYGCFIEWMLKDAGISISPNTDSNLKVG
- the recN gene encoding DNA repair protein RecN, whose product is MLFSLSIRNLAVVEAVDITFDRGFLVLTGETGAGKSIIIDALGLIAGARGSADLIRYGCDKAEMEAAFDLPPEHPVWVKMKEFGLSGDAGELLIIRRDISLQGKSTARINGQLVNLTMLREIGERLINIHGQHEHQTLLRPERHLELLDAYGSSLIGPLKSDYQETYVEFIKTNREYNELRSTSQKMLQMLDMYRFQLEEIAAAKLTVGEDEWLAEEKLKLSHSEKMMDAVSGAYEQLYGQQGIDVIATAISRLEDIASYDSKKIGPIVEQLQNAYYQLEDAAFGLRDYRDTLEFNPERLREVEDRLDDISSLRRKYGDSIESILSYYEKIRQETDTLENKDEILEQLEEKRAVLLEQLMSRAEALSQARKSCAADLALQIEGELKDLQMQRTSLKVEMGMMEDPSGVEWQGRRIRLTKQGMDTAEFLISPNPGEPLRPLGKIASGGELSRMMLALKSVFARHDQVPVLIFDEVDTGVSGRAAQSIAEKLYKLSATCQVFSITHLPQVACMADNQFLIEKTVTDGRTMTTVEPLSQEGRVKELARMLGGVEITEKTLHHAQEMLNLAEAQKGIF